In Deinococcus sp. QL22, the following are encoded in one genomic region:
- a CDS encoding DoxX family protein produces MKLPPKLTPDLLFLAALFTFAGVMHFVRPQPFDTIVPSWVPMPARTATLLSGAAEIAGGLGLLHPATRPAARLGLLALLLTVFPANLNMAVNAERYRPLPEWALWLRLPLQPLLMWLVWRAGKGRKVG; encoded by the coding sequence ATGAAGCTTCCGCCTAAGCTCACGCCTGATCTGCTGTTCCTGGCTGCCCTGTTTACTTTTGCGGGCGTGATGCATTTCGTTCGGCCGCAACCGTTCGACACAATCGTGCCGAGTTGGGTGCCGATGCCTGCACGCACAGCCACACTGCTCAGTGGAGCCGCGGAAATCGCGGGCGGGTTGGGGTTGCTGCATCCGGCCACGCGCCCCGCCGCACGCCTGGGTCTGCTGGCGCTGCTGCTGACCGTATTTCCCGCCAATCTGAATATGGCCGTGAACGCCGAACGCTATCGCCCGCTGCCGGAATGGGCGCTGTGGCTGAGGCTGCCGCTGCAACCCCTGTTGATGTGGCTGGTGTGGCGGGCAGGAAAGGGCAGAAAAGTCGGCTAG